TACCGCCTTTGTGCCAGCAAGAGGGTGGAAAAGAGTGGCTCAGGGATAACAAGAGTGCTTCTTCCAGCAGTAGTGCCAGCTTTCCCTTGTTTCTACTTGAGGCTCCAGTGGCACTTTGGCTGTGCTGTCCTCAGGCAAAGTGAACTCCCATGGTGAAGGTCTCCCCTCCCATGGGCTCATTTAGTTTgcctctgaaatgcttttgagTGTAATAGATGTGGCGCTGATTTAATCAGCTCGTGCTATACATTAAAGAAATTTATGGTTTGAATATGtaatatttaaacaaatgtaCTTAGGAAACAAAATCAATATGTTGTAGTggttcttaattttctttcatactgCCCTCCAGGATATTTTGCTGGCCTTGCTGTAATTCTCACCCTAGGAAGAAAGAGCTAGTGGCACTGCACAGGAGGTGGACAGAAGGAGATGTAGGAGACCGCAATGAATGTAGCAAGTGGCGGTGAGAGAGAGCTGGGGAGCCCAGGGGCTTTGGGAAATTAGTCAACAGCACCTTTCAGCTGTGCACTACTGGAATTGTTTCTCTGGTCTTGTAGGCTGAGAAGTGGTGTCTTGATTCAGTACCTATAAACAACCTTATAtactctgcttctctgttttttctgtctGGAACACCCTCCTGATGAAGGCCAGTCTTCTGGCCATGTCCCCTCAGCCATGTCGTCCATATTTATTGGAAATGTTCAATCCACTGTCTTCTAATGCCTGACTTTTCACTTCATCAAAGACTAAAAATATTAGGAAGCACATAATACCTGATAATATTTTGGAGATTTTTGCTGAAGTGTAAGAAGGTGTTGCTCTAACAAGTCCATCATAAGCTCATCATAAATGGTCTACTACTAAAAGGCTAGTGTTACTGATCTACTCTAGCTTGAATctactgattaaaaataaaaaggtatcACCAAGGTTAGTGTACTGTTAAGTCATTTTGGACAGGAAGTCTAAGCTTTCAGGGGACTAAATGTgaggtttttctctttccttgttgACCTTCTACTCTGCAGCTAGTCTGATCTAACTGGGCAGGTGAGACCTGCTCCCTTTGGTTTCCACTTGATGTAGAAAAAGAGGTCTTCTAGTATTACTGAAGTGCTTTATTCAAGCACGGCACTTGGACACAAATTTACCTGGGAACCCCATGTGCTGTGGTCTTATTCCTGCCCTTGGTGAGAGAAAAgtagcagcactgctggctgggaTGAGGAAATGACATGTTGCCATTTGAATGCCTGAAGAAGGCTGGCTGTACTAGGTTGAACAGCTGCACTAAGCTGCTTGTAGAACAAGCATTACAGTTACTTCACTGTCTAAAAACATTTGATAGCATGCTTGTTTACAGTGCAGTACTCCTGTGGTGTGAACAGATCCTCCCTTACTAGCTCAGTACTTTATGTTGGAATATAATTCTCAAAGGAACTTGTACAAGTGATGGTATGtgaagaaaggaattttgaGAGCAAGATAAAATAGAGGTGGAAAAGATTGTGAAATAAAGGGCTGGTGGCGGTAAGAGTCATGGTGGAGGGATACTGTGGACTATTTCAGCAGAGTACATTGGTTTATAGCTAGAAACTTCAGCAATATGTCTCGTTAATGCTGATTTTAGTATGCCTCCATAAGTTGAAATAGATGAAGTGTAAGAAAATGGAGAGTGTGGTCTCTTCTGTCATTCTTGAGATCACTGTCGGAGAATATACTGTCTAGCTCTAGTGAGAGATCTCAAGATTGCCACCCAGCTGGGCAGAACTTGGGGCAAACTGTAGTTGCCCTTGTGTTGAGAAGGAAATAGATTCAGCTTTTCAGTTTGGCATGGAGAAGACAAGGAGCTGCTTGGAGCAATCTGCAAGCACCGGTACTGGCATGAGATGCTCGGTGCCAGGGGGCTTTTTAATCCGTTTGGCAAATACATGATGAAAGATGAGGCTCTGGAGTCAGCAAAGTTCACGGTGTAAATACCATTCATTAATTCTTTGTAGTTAAGATAATTAACTGGAACATATTAATCCGATGGAGAATTACACAGTCATCAATAATTTGTTAGTTAAGGCCAGTTGACTCTCTAAATGGTAGGACCAGCTTACAAATTGTTCAGCTTCTGCGTGCTCCGTAGGTGGATATGACTGTGTTATATCAGAGGGCAGGCAGTGAGGGTCCTTGTCATGTGAGGCTGCAATAGCTTTGCAGAACTGAAGTCTGTAGTTCTcgctgtaaaagaaaagaagaaaagtgggTGTAAGGGCAAGTTATGCATTGTGAAGTAACATTACTCCGTTCCTGTAGTATTTTCTGACTGTTATGCAAGCTGTAGTACAATGGCTAAATAACATTGAGTATCTATTACCGTAATTGGTAATGGCTCTAAAACTGATGTGATATGGAGTACTAATTGTTTAAGGTTTGGGTGTTCTGTTgttgtgtgtttgttgttgctgtttgtttgttttccatccAAAGGGCATTAGAGATGGAAAGCAACTATCGCACATTATTAGAACTAATTTTGAAGCCTGGCACAGAAAGGTCTCATGAAATTGCCTTTTCAAAAAcgtatgctttaaaaaataataataaaaaggcagaaaacaatgTCTTTAACAATGATTAGGTAGTAAACAATCTGATTTCTCTGTATGTGTTTGGTAAAACAGGACTGCAGATAAACCTACAGCTGTGTGCATTTCTAACACAGTGTGCATTGGCTTTGTTCCTACCTATGTCTTCTGATGACCATTTGAAGAAAGATTTGGAAAGgcttgttctttatttttcattcttgtaGTCCTTGAGATAGTGCTTCTGACAGGAAATTAGGCTTAGAAAAGGGAGAAGCTTGGGTTATTTCTTCTGAGCATAATTTGGCACAATACTAGTAATTCAGGGCTGTTCTTCTGCTCTCAGTCAACAGGAAGAATGACCTCAGTGATGATCATAATTGATGCACATATCACCTTGGCAGTGGCACACTTGCATATTTATTAACAGGCTTAACATTAGTTTTCTGCTGCACATGGTATTACTGTGTTTTAGAGATAGACATGAGTAACGTGCCACTGTACATCTAAGTATAAACTTTATTCCTTCCTTAATTCTGCCACTTATCAATAtaaagtcttcattttcttggTCTATCCTAGCCTCCTGTCCTTCGCGTTTAAGTTTTTTTTAGGCGTCTATGGAGGTTAGTATTCTCTGGAACATTCTTCTGTCTATCACTCTGTAAAGCAGCACATCTAATAAGTATGTCAGTGTAAAGTGTGGCCTCAAACTTCTGACTGTACTGCACtgatttatattgtatttttgcAGTTCAAGCAGCCACTGATGAAAGTTAACTTCATGGGTTGAATGCCGCATTTCAAATACGTATTGAACTGATTATTAGGTGGAACAGTTATCTAAATATAAAGTAACTAATTTTTGGTGTCCATCAAAATTTTGGAGTGTGTCAATGTTAAGCATATTTTGATTTGTTCCAGTAGCCGGATCGAGCTGGGAGATGTGACACCCCACAACATTAAACAGCTGAAGAGGCTAAACCAAGTCATTTTTCCTGTCAGCTACAACGACAAGTTCTACAAGGACGTACTGGAGGTTGGCGAACTAGCCAAATTAGGTACAAATGTTCTTGCCAGCAATTATGGGCTGTGTTGTGCCATCCTTAATGCTTTTGAGTAGCAGATTCTTCTATTTTGTTGCTTAACATAGTGACAAATAACTGTTGGAGAATCTTAAAAAGCTGCTGTACCAGCCTCAAAGGGTTAATGTTATAAATAGCTTGCATTTTACTGGGAAGAGGCATGTTTTCTGTTACAGCAGAGAACTTCATAGATGTGTGCTGCCAACTTACCTCCTGAAGTcattattacttatttttaactgtaatAAGCAAAACACTGTGTCAGAGTACCACTGGTAATTTGTCTTGATGTTAGCCATaatctgtgatttttatctGGGTCAGGGAATTAACAGCTGGGAAGGAATATACAGGGTTTAAATGAAGGAGTTGCACGTACAATTTGAGATTTGTGACTGataatgctttgtttctctccCTGACAGCCTACTTCAATGATATTGCAGTGGGAGCAGTGTGCTGTAGGGTGGATCACTCCCAGAACCAGAAGAGGCTGTACATCATGACACTTGGATGCCTGGCACCCTACCGACGGCTAGGAATAGGTGAGGAGGTTCTTCTTTTGTGTCTTGAGTCCTCAAACAGGAttgtctgggcagccttttAAATTGCCTTGTAGAGTTTTTGCTACTTTAACCAAGATAGCTCAAGATGTCCTTTCAGAGCAGTAATTGCTTTGGGAAAAGAATGACTTATAGCATGttcttgctttcctgtttttcagattttttttttcccagaactTTATTGTTCAGGATTTCAAATTGTTTTGTCGTATTGTTTTAATCCTGTGATGTAAACACTCAGCTTCTATAGATATGAAGTTGAAGCACAGAGATATTCCAGAATAGTTTGTCTGAGGTATGCAGCCTTTATGCAGTTCACATGGGATAGTTCACTTGGAAGGGAGCCACCTGCATGCTCTCTTCaaggctaaccaaaagttaaagcatgttGATGAGGGCATTGGCCAAATGTCTCTTGAGCACTGACAGTCTTGGGTGATCAGCCACCTCTCTAggaaatctgttccagtgtttgaacACCCTCAAggtaaagaaatgtttcctaataaaTGTTTCCCCTCACTACCCTGTGCAGTTTTGTGCCTGTCCTGTCCTGCCATCAGTTTCCAGGAACGCGGCCTGGCACCTTATTCTGTTTCCCTTCCtcgaggagctgcagggagcagtgaggttgcctcttggcctcctctttctttcaagGTTTTACTTTCAAGGAccttaacatcctttttatattgtggagcCCAGAAATGCAGCTGTCCTTCATTGTGTTACTTCTTCACTCTTCTAAATTACAcctttctttcacttctaaTTATTGCTGCTCAGGGGTAGTACCCCTTTACTGTCTATAGAGTAATGagttattttctctgctgcaaatCTGTGGACCAAGTTAATCAAAAGCTCATGGTATTTGTTACTTGCTTTGGAAAAACTGGAGCTGAAAAGTaacttacttaaaatatttttaataggtttttgtcactaaagaaagaaattaccaGTACTCTCACTAGTCTGTGTGCTGCTTTGACCATATTTTAACTCTGTTTTAGATCTAGAAGCTAGTATTTAGATGAGGTGATTTATAAATATGCTTCTGAGCAATTGTTtttcaccaaagaaaaaaattgtgagCAGAGTTTGTGTATGGAAGGATGATGAAGTACTCATACATGGTATATTATTGCCTTTTCTAGTTCTAGTAGCTTTTCCCTGAATGCAGCAGTAGAGAAAAATCATAGGCTATTGGAGATCCTTCCATGAGAGATTTCtcaaataaaaactgttttaagtATCTTTTCTTAACAATTGTAAGGGTATCATGTTCACAGTGATAATTTTTGCAACATGTATTTCTtatgactgatttttttctttgtaattgaCATTTGCTGGCTGAACTTCGATGCTCACAGATTATATCTTTGTATTAAActcttctttctgattttaGAACATAGTGCCAATGTTATCACTGCATGCTCTGTTATTTTATCCTACTTATGGTTAACCTGCCTCTGCTCAAGAAAGCAGTTGGTGATTTAAGTACAGACTTGATTCTGATTTTAAGTATTTCTCTACCTTTTGGCAGGAACTAAAATGCTGAATCATGTCTTAAACATCTGTGAGAAGGATGGCACTTTTGACAACATCTATCTGTAAGTAAGAGTTACACCCATACTTCTATGGAGAATGAGAGATGTACATGGGATCAAATGGAGGGAGATCCTAAAGTGTTTTATAGTCTCTCAGTTGGGTTATGAGATAACTTTCCttgtaaatatttgcaaaaacagcagaagtgagGATGTGTTGTATTCTGGGTTTGTTGTGTGATGTGGAGAAAACCAAAAGCTTGCTTGCTTTACAAGGGCTTGCTTAATTCGAGAGTGGTAATCTATAGCAGAATTGCATTGTgtgatttgaagaaaaaagtggaatttttttttaccatccAGCATTGTCCTCTAATGGAAAATCCTGCAAGCCTTGCATACAAATTTAAGCCATTTGCTGTTGTCTCTTACAACACTAATGTGTAGGTTAGAACATCAGCCCAGAGGTTCTTAATGGGCACTGTACACTTGCATTCAGTAGCAAGACCCAGCTGCTTACTCCAGTTCTTGCAGCGTGCCAGGTCAGTTgtttgtgcagcagcacagtaaACTAGGTCAGTTATCTGACCTAGCTGGGGAAAATTCTTAGTGTTTTGCTTCTGGGCTTGGTTGGTTTGTGTCTGTTTCCAAAATATCAGCCACATCTATGTAGGCGCTTGGCATGATACTGACATGCAAACAAGCGCTGGGGTAGAGGACAGGGCTGTCCAAATCGTTCTCTTTGGAAAAGTTTTTGGCCAAAATCACTTCAGAGCCAGCTCCCTCCttgcctgcagctgcctggctATACTGGCACAATCGCAGGGTGCTATGAGGATGGTCCTGCTGCATCCGTGGCTTGGATGCACTTAGGCTGCTGTGGAACCACATCCTGAATCCCTGCCAGGACTTTTGAAGATGTGCGGTGAAGAACGTTTCAGACACTGATATCACTGGAAAATGAACAACTTTCTCCTCAAGCTGAGACCTATTCCGCCAAGAAGGTGTAAATTCTTCCAAATCCATTACTGTTGTATCTTTGTGCCTGCTCTGTAACAGGAGCaggtatttttaaagagaagtttGGTTAAAGCTGCTTTTGGCTTGTattcctgctctcctctgtcAGAGGAAGTAATAATGAATTGTCTCTCAGATGCCTTCTAACAGGCACAAACTTCCTTTTTTGATTTTTACACGTAGCTGCGTGCACAGTGATAGAACTGATTGCTGTTCtaatgcaataaaacaaatcttttgTAGTCCTTGCAGCTTACCGGAGTAGGTTTCTGGAATGACAGCAAATAAGTCTCACAATCAGGcacaacagaatttttttttcttgaccattggttttgttgctctgtcTGTTGCTTGTACACCTGCAAACTGAACATGCAGCTTTGGCCCCTAGTTTGATATTATTGGCTAAACTTGTCATTATTTTGAAGTTCTCTTTTAGATGTTTGGTGTTTATTGGGCTTAAcggtaacatttttttttgttgtttttgttttgctctgctgttgtttctggaGTCGCTTTGCTTCTatggctgtgcagcctggtgtTTGAAAAAGTGATTCATGAGCTTGTGCAGTGTCCACTGAATTTTGGGACTGCTTAATGAATGTCTTTTGCTGAGccagactgcttttttttttgtaatgtaaCTTTTGCAAGTAAATGCCCTAGCTGCTTAGAATGAAGAACTAAtggctgtttgttttggagGCCTTCAAAGTATGGGGATACTCTAGAGCAAGATCTGTAAAACTCTGGGGGGTTAAAAAGGAAAGGACTTTTGTAAGTCCATagagctgctttgtgctgccatAGCTTTCTGTGAGGAGAGGAGGGTGGTTAGCAAGGAGCGAAGAGTTAAAATCATATCAATGGCATGTCAATGTCATAATCAGTTTTGTGTTAGAACTGTCTGAGTGATGAACCCTACACGTTGCTTTGCATCATCTAAGTGTTTCCAAAGGAAGTTTAAAAATTGGCTCTAAAGTGAAACTTCAttgtatattttcataaaatatctCTCATTTCCgaatgaagaaaatttgaaattacCAAGCTATCAATATTTAAATCTCTGCTATTTGTATTACTTAGAATAGCTTTTCTGAAGGGAAGTATTTGCCATTTCTCATGATATTTGCCACAGATTATCTAGGAACTGTGTTAGCTCAGGATAATCTGTGGGAAGACCAAAACTGCGAGTCTTGGAACTACAGTCATTCCTCTCTCTAGATAGATAGTTCCTTTCTTTATCTTGCTTGTGCATCTGTACTGTGAACAAAGGATAAAGAATACAACTTTATACCATGGAGAGTTCTGATACCTGTCTCTCTATCTTCTTTTCTGTCCCAGGCATGTCCAGATCAGCAATGAGTCAGCAATTGACTTCTACAGGAAGTTTGGCTTTGAGATCATTGAGACGAAGAAAAACTACTACAAGAGGATAGAGCCCGCAGATGCTCACGTGCTGCAGAAAAACCTCAAAGCCCCTTGTCTTGGCCAGAATGCAGATGTGCAAAAGACCGACAACTGAACAAAACCCCAATGAACACTTTCTTGCACTTGCTTGTCGCCAAATAAGGAAAGAGAGgcctattgattttttttttaattacacacCTTCATTGTcatcctcttatttttttattttttgttatcttgACCTCTCTCcaacaaaatgtaatgcttCTTCCAAGGATTGTCAGATCatatttggggttttttttaaggtccttttttttgttgttgttctgatTGAGGTGGGAAGAGGTGTGCAAATCTCTTTTGTTTGAGGGGTGGAGGGCTTGAGCAGGTTATCCTGATGACAGGTTTCCTTCAGAGAGTTCTCTCTTTCGGTAAGCAGAATGTAAATCTgagggggaggaaaggaaaagcaatatCTTGTCCTTTGACTTCTATATATCGTATTTTTTATAACCTACAGGGTACTTTACTCCCCCAACCTTTGAATGTTATTTCAGTACTTCCCACTCTTCTTCCCAGTTCCCCCCACCTCAAGAAAGTATGTAGTTCTTCCCAATATTTTTGAGTATGGCTTTTTCCTCCATCATTTGCTGAGACAGTCAGGCTACTTTACCATACCTTTTCACTCTGCCTGGGCTGATCTTTTcgaatgtttttttttttttttaaataatcctcACCCAAGCTGGTGCTACATTTCTTAACTGACTGAGAGGAGGGTTTAGAGtgatctttgtttttccttatctcCATTTATCAAATTCTCAGCAGGTGACTGACAGAGTGAGAACTAGAGCTGATGCTGGCAAGGATAaacctataaaaaaaaaaaaaaaccaacaattcTGAGGCAAGATCCTTGCTTTAGAAATGGGTAAAATGCTGTAGGGCTTATTGAGAGTTTTATCTGTACTGATGGAATGGGAAAAGTGATCATGACCATCTTACTCATGTTGATCACATAAGGCAAACACCTGTCTCCAGATAAATTTGCTACTGATGCTAAACCTGTAGTGACAAATCTGAGATGAATCAAGGGTTCAGGAAACCAGGCAGCAAGGCTGAGAAGGCAGACAAGAATCTGACCCCAGTCGCATTGCTTTGCAGGAGTCCCCTGGATTTTCTTGGGATTGGCTTGGCTTGCTGTGTTTATGTGCTTCTTCAGGAGGAGGTGGttaaaaacagcatgttttgctcttttgaagattcttttccctttttcccttcagcCATAATAATGCAGTTTCTCCTCTCGAGTGGGTGTTCGTGGAGCACTGGAGAAAGCAGTGTATACTAGACCAGTTTTTGGGTTAGGAAAATAGGCTGAACGGCTTCTTCCTGGTACTGTAACCTCAGAAAAGCTACAGCAAACTCTAAGCTCTGCTTTGCATCctttaatgctttctttgcGTGAATCAGTGCTCCTTTCTATGCACTGTTGCCAGCAATTCTGTGTAAGCCAATACAGATACCAGCTTGAGCTTGGACTTTTCTCCAAGCATCTGGGAAAGTGCACTGAGCTGAGACAACACCAACCTGCCCCATCTCCCAAGTAGATATTGAACTGCAttcctttcctgtttgttttcttttcaagtttgAACCTGCATCTTGAATTCATCTGCTTTGAAAGCCTCCCAGCCTACAGTGCGCATTGCAGCGTACATCTTGTTAGCAGGTGCTGTCCAGTCATTTGAAGGTGAGTTGGGAACCAAGGTTTTCAAGATGGGAGTTGTGAAGAGGCAAGGGATGGTACTCCTCATTGCACAATATGTGGTCCTTGATACCTGGAGGGGTGACTATATAAGCTACTCCAGAATTACTACTACTTTCCCAGAGGTGTGTAGTGTTATTGGAGTGCATCTTGACAGACCTATGCTGGAAAATAGCGACTCTATTTGCTAGGTTTGCACTAATTGAGTCTTGGTGGTGGGCAGATCTCTAAAAGCCCCTCTGCATGGCCTGAGCACCTGTGTTTGCAACACTTGGTAGCAGACTCTGGCTAGGGAGCAATGGTTTCTTTGTCCAGAAGCAACCTAGTTTTGACAAAAGCTTATTCTTAGTACTGCTAGGACCTGCTCACACTGGTTACGTTGGCAGTTCTAGTATCTGTCTAGAGAGGGGAATGTATTGAAGCACAATTAGCTTGTCATATGCCAACATAGTTTCCCTGGCCATCTGTAGACCAAACCAAGAGAAGTATGTGGTGGTAGAGAGATAGTATTGTACTTGAGGATGTTcatgcagcacagctgtaaCTTAGACCATAGCTGCCTCTGGTGCCAAGCAAAGTGCTCTTCATTCTTCTAGAACTAAGTGATAAGTGTTTGGGTTGGGTAGATGGGTGTGGGGATATGAATTCTTAGGATTTGCTGTTGTCGTAGGCTTCCACAAATCTGTGTGTTTTGCAGACAGTTTTCCTTCaggtttaaaaatacaagtctGATGTCTGAACTTACTTGGAGTAAcctttgtttctgtctctctttgCTTTGGGCTGCCATCATTCTATGAATGTATCCCTGAAAACAATTCTTAGAGCTCCTATTCCACAGCAGACCTGCCTCATTGTAACTTCTGATTAAATGCATTGTAAGAGGTGGAAGTGAGAGTGACCACACACGGAAGACTTCTTTTCCCAGAAAATTTTAATCCTGGAAAACGGTTGTTGAGTACAAGGTTTAATCTCAATCTCTTAGAAAGCTGTGTTCCCTGTACATAGATGAGGGAGAGTGCAGGTCAGTAGTTCTGAACAACAAACAGTTGTATTAGTGTATTGGCCGTGTTGGCCGTAGTAAGAGAATGCTGTATCTTAGTACTGTTATCCAGAGTCACTGAAACTCTGTGAAGTATGAGCTTACTGCAGAGAACTTCAGTTACTTTATATTTTGCTGCAGCAGGACCTCTTTTTAGCTTGAAAATAACTGCTTATGaacaaataaacttttttttttgaagttggGTGGGAGTTtcaatggaaggaaaagaaaaaacgcCAGCACTTTTGTTCTGGATGAAGATCTAGCAAGAAAAAGGCGTATCAACTAGCAGCTTTAGAGAGTTAACTGTGTAAATACATATTATTCCTGAATCTCTGCAATTGATTTTGTTGTACATGGATTGAAGCATGAAGAATGATATCTACAAAGAGACTCCTACCAGAGGACACCATGGTACAGGGGGAAAAGATTCATCCAGGAGAGAGATCCCTGTTTTttgggagggggaggggagagaatttattttgtgtatACAGAAACTGGCTGAGTTTACATGATGCAGCTAATGGTTAAACTTGCCAACTAAATATGACATACTGTTACAACTGAAACAAACTTCTGTGATATTTTGTTAATTCTTGATGGTGCCCTGTGATGTCTAGTAAAAATTTGATCTCCCAGACACCCATTGTTACATTCTCCCCCATGTTATAATCCAGCGTCAGCTGCTATGCATAAAGTCTGCGTTTCTGTAAAGTGTTTGCTGACTTGGATGTTTCTTTTGAATCTGCAACTGCTTTCTGATTAATCTGGCTAAGACCACCCCTGTCTCTTGAGTTTAAATTTAGTTAAAGGTATGCTGTTTGCAGTTTACAATTGCATTCTCAACGTTACAAATTCAGTTGCAGGGGGAGCAAATTCTTTACCAATGAGTTGGTCCGTTATTAATCTATATCATTGCCCTTGTTGTACATCAGaagcatgtttttgttttttctcaaaCTCTTTAGAAACTGTTCAGAATAAACGTGCACTATTTGAGTTACGTCACTTATGACTTGTCAcgtgcattttttttgcagtccagctgtttccttctgaaatcaGGTGTAGAATACTCCGTAAAGGCTTCACAAACGAACAGCATTCCAAATGGGAGCTGAGAGTTGGGTGGCTGTATGATGGATGCCACATGTGGCTAATGACTGAGGAAAGTGGGGGTGGGTTGGCTGTGTTCCCTGAAGTCATGAGCCTGTTCTCAGAAATCCTACGCCTTGGGGGGTGAGGGAAAGCAGGGAGAGAACAACTGTCCTCAGCTATTTTGGCACAGTCTTGAAGAAGACCAGGCATGAGGAACTCGGTGCTTTATAGTTAAATTTTAAGTaatagataataaaaaaaagttaataatgATGTTTGGTAAGAAGGAGGATGAGTTTTACTTAAATACTGAACTATTCTGCTCTCatcttttcctactttttttttttaactaatttctttctcctcctctctgaCTTTGAAAGTGCTGTTTGTGAAATAATCAAGTTTTAAGATGGTTTCCATGatgggagaaagaaatggaacCCCCAAATATGTTACAGCATGTCGTCTTATCATGAATGCTTTATCAGCAACTTCAGCCTGTGCATTTGTTAGGATACCATGCAGAAGCGAAGCTCTGTGGGCTTGGCCATGTTTAGCTGCTGCTAACAGCTGCCTTCCCTGACCTCTGCTGGAGGGCCTGGGAGGCACAGCTGGCGCTGCCCTCTGCCCAT
The Numida meleagris isolate 19003 breed g44 Domestic line chromosome 1, NumMel1.0, whole genome shotgun sequence genome window above contains:
- the NAA50 gene encoding N-alpha-acetyltransferase 50 isoform X1, which translates into the protein MKGSRIELGDVTPHNIKQLKRLNQVIFPVSYNDKFYKDVLEVGELAKLAYFNDIAVGAVCCRVDHSQNQKRLYIMTLGCLAPYRRLGIGTKMLNHVLNICEKDGTFDNIYLHVQISNESAIDFYRKFGFEIIETKKNYYKRIEPADAHVLQKNLKAPCLGQNADVQKTDN
- the NAA50 gene encoding N-alpha-acetyltransferase 50 isoform X2, translating into MKGRIELGDVTPHNIKQLKRLNQVIFPVSYNDKFYKDVLEVGELAKLAYFNDIAVGAVCCRVDHSQNQKRLYIMTLGCLAPYRRLGIGTKMLNHVLNICEKDGTFDNIYLHVQISNESAIDFYRKFGFEIIETKKNYYKRIEPADAHVLQKNLKAPCLGQNADVQKTDN